In Acidobacteriota bacterium, a single window of DNA contains:
- a CDS encoding SDR family oxidoreductase yields the protein MIPGLSGKVAMVGGGSRGLGYAVAHALAREGAHVSLAARNADALAGAASRLVQETGAEVVAVPADLSAADGIERWYNATTERFGGVDLLLSNTGGPPAGPALAFDDAAWNAAFAQLVLSVIRLVRLVVPAMEQRGGGSILMATSSAVKEPIANLALSNVLRAPVSALAKTLALELAPMNIRVNQIIPGRIDTDRVRQLDEVNGRRNGLTADEQRSRSMGTIPMGRYGTPEEFGMVAAFLLSDASSYMTGASVLVDGGLTRSVM from the coding sequence ATGATTCCCGGGCTGAGCGGAAAAGTGGCGATGGTGGGGGGCGGCAGCCGCGGCCTTGGATACGCCGTGGCGCACGCGCTGGCGCGCGAGGGGGCGCACGTGTCGCTCGCCGCACGCAACGCCGACGCGCTTGCCGGCGCGGCTTCCCGCCTCGTGCAGGAAACCGGCGCGGAGGTGGTCGCCGTGCCCGCCGACCTCAGCGCGGCTGACGGCATCGAGCGGTGGTACAACGCGACCACCGAGCGCTTCGGCGGCGTGGACCTGCTGCTGTCCAACACGGGCGGCCCGCCGGCCGGTCCCGCGCTTGCGTTCGACGACGCGGCGTGGAACGCGGCGTTCGCGCAGCTCGTTCTGAGCGTCATCCGGCTCGTGCGCCTGGTGGTGCCGGCGATGGAGCAACGCGGCGGCGGCAGCATCCTGATGGCGACTTCGTCGGCGGTGAAGGAGCCGATCGCGAATCTGGCGCTGTCGAACGTGCTGCGCGCGCCGGTGAGCGCGCTGGCCAAGACGCTGGCGCTCGAACTGGCGCCGATGAACATTCGCGTGAACCAGATCATTCCGGGACGGATCGACACCGATCGGGTGAGGCAGCTCGACGAGGTGAACGGCCGCCGGAACGGGCTCACGGCCGACGAGCAGCGAAGCCGGTCGATGGGGACCATCCCCATGGGACGTTACGGGACGCCGGAGGAATTCGGGATGGTCGCGGCCTTCCTGCTGTCGGACGCCTCGTCGTACATGACGGGCGCGTCGGTGCTGGTGGACGGAGGGCTGACCCGGAGTGTCATGTGA
- a CDS encoding glycyl-radical enzyme activating protein translates to MSCEPREPPAGRIFNIQRFAIHDGPGIRTTVFLKGCPARCVWCHNPESLSPWPELLYLRERCLSCGTCIRTCPNGADARLCTACGACAQACPTGARQLAGRRMAVAEVLREVQLDRVFFEDSGGGLTVSGGEPLSQARFVHALLRGAREAGMSTAVDTCGAGSRQALLAIAPLVDVFLYDLKIADDRRHAEYTGLPLKPILANLEALGGEHRNIWLRIPIVPGFTDDERCLETAAGIAAANPGVRRVHLLPYHRTGSAKFERLGRPYALASVTPPDPSRMRDLATIFERKGLDTIIGG, encoded by the coding sequence GTGTCATGTGAGCCTCGCGAGCCGCCGGCCGGCCGCATCTTCAACATTCAACGTTTCGCCATTCACGACGGACCCGGGATCCGGACGACGGTCTTTCTGAAGGGATGCCCGGCACGGTGTGTGTGGTGTCACAACCCCGAGAGCCTGTCGCCGTGGCCGGAGTTGCTGTACCTGCGCGAGCGTTGTCTCTCGTGCGGCACCTGCATCCGCACGTGCCCGAACGGAGCCGACGCGCGGCTCTGCACCGCGTGCGGTGCCTGCGCTCAGGCCTGTCCGACGGGCGCGCGCCAGTTGGCCGGCCGTCGCATGGCGGTCGCCGAGGTCCTGCGCGAGGTGCAGCTCGATCGCGTGTTCTTCGAGGATTCCGGCGGCGGCCTGACCGTGTCCGGTGGCGAGCCGCTCTCGCAGGCCCGCTTCGTTCACGCACTGTTGCGGGGCGCCCGGGAGGCGGGAATGTCCACGGCGGTTGACACGTGCGGCGCCGGATCGCGCCAGGCGCTGCTCGCCATCGCGCCGCTGGTGGACGTGTTTCTCTACGACCTGAAGATCGCCGACGACCGGCGGCACGCCGAGTACACGGGCCTGCCGCTCAAGCCGATTCTCGCCAACCTGGAGGCGCTCGGGGGCGAGCATCGGAATATCTGGTTGAGGATTCCGATCGTGCCGGGGTTCACCGATGACGAGCGCTGCCTCGAGACGGCGGCCGGCATCGCCGCCGCCAACCCTGGCGTGCGCCGCGTGCACCTGCTGCCGTATCACCGGACCGGCAGCGCCAAGTTCGAGCGTCTCGGGCGACCGTATGCCCTCGCGTCGGTGACGCCGCCGGATCCCTCGCGCATGCGCGACCTGGCGACGATCTTCGAGCGGAAGGGCCTCGATACGATCATCGGAGGATGA
- a CDS encoding dihydrodipicolinate synthase family protein codes for MTIGGVYSVVPTPFDEAGEIDHASLKRVVDLFLSAGVDGVTALGVTSEVARLNEVERDRVLEAILAQVNGRVPVVAGTTAEGLRLCIEYTRRAKSAGATAVMISPPRMLKINSDAVTRHFAEVAAAVDVPIVVQDYPPISGYAMEPALLARIAREVAAARTIKLEDPPTPFKTARILEASAGVDVRILGGLGGVFLIEELLAGAAGAMTGFSYPEILVKVVALFRSGRVDEAADAFYRAVPLMRFEFQEGIGMAIRKEVLRRRGAIRHAGIRAPGGTLDRGTREALDRVLAWVKLPA; via the coding sequence ATGACCATCGGCGGCGTCTACTCCGTCGTCCCGACGCCTTTCGACGAGGCAGGGGAGATCGACCACGCGAGCCTGAAGCGCGTCGTCGATCTCTTCCTGTCCGCCGGCGTGGACGGCGTGACCGCGCTCGGTGTCACCAGCGAGGTGGCGCGTCTCAACGAGGTCGAACGCGATCGCGTGCTGGAGGCGATCCTGGCGCAGGTCAACGGCCGGGTGCCGGTCGTCGCCGGAACCACGGCGGAGGGGCTGCGGCTCTGCATCGAGTACACGCGGCGCGCGAAGAGCGCGGGCGCGACGGCGGTGATGATCTCGCCGCCGCGCATGCTGAAGATCAACTCCGACGCCGTCACGCGGCACTTTGCCGAGGTGGCGGCGGCGGTGGACGTTCCGATCGTCGTACAGGACTACCCGCCGATTTCCGGGTACGCCATGGAGCCGGCGCTGCTGGCGCGCATCGCGCGCGAGGTCGCGGCCGCCAGGACGATCAAGCTCGAAGACCCGCCGACGCCGTTCAAGACGGCGCGGATCCTCGAGGCGTCGGCCGGCGTCGACGTCCGGATTCTAGGCGGGCTTGGTGGCGTGTTCCTGATCGAGGAGCTGCTGGCGGGCGCGGCGGGCGCGATGACCGGCTTCAGTTACCCGGAGATCCTCGTGAAGGTCGTCGCGCTGTTCCGGTCGGGCCGCGTCGACGAGGCTGCCGACGCGTTCTATCGCGCCGTGCCGCTCATGCGCTTCGAGTTCCAGGAGGGCATCGGCATGGCCATTCGCAAGGAAGTGCTGCGGAGGCGCGGCGCCATCCGCCACGCGGGGATCCGCGCGCCCGGCGGGACGCTCGATCGCGGAACGCGCGAGGCGCTCGATCGCGTGCTGGCCTGGGTGAAGTTGCCCGCATGA